TCGCGAGTGGTATCACGTCAGCCGCCATTTCAACCGCGATGAGATGGTTGCCCAAGCGAAACTGGCTTACGACCTGAAATGGTACTTTCCGGCGATCCGCACCATCAGTCAGGCGCAGTACTGGGACGATCTGGATATCCGCTTCCCGATGGCCCACCGCGAAACGCTCGTGCGTGAAGCCAAGGTGCGTGGTCTGCATTCGAGCTGGGTGTTTGCCATCACCCGCCAGGAAAGCGCCTTCATGGACGACGCGCGCTCCGGCGTCGGCGCCAGCGGCCTGATGCAACTGATGCCCGGCACCGCCAAGGAAACCGCGCGCAAGTTCAGCATCCCGCTGGCCTCTCCGCAGCAGGTGCTGGATCCGGACAAAAACATCCAGCTCGGCGCCGCTTACCTGAGCCAGGTGCACAGCCAGTTCAACGGCAACCGCGTCCTCGCCTCCGCCGCCTACAACGCCGGACCGGGTCGCGTACGCCAATGGCTGCGCGGCGCCGATCACTTGAGTTTCGACGTCTGGGTCGAAAGCATCCCGTTCGACGAAACCCGTCAATACGTGCAGAACGTGCTGTCGTACTCGGTGATCTACGGCCAGAAGCTCAACTCACCGCAGCCGCTGGTGGATTGGCATGAGCGCTACTTCGACGATCAGTGATCACCTGACTGACGCCGACTAACGAAAAATGCCCGTATCGCGAGATACGGGCATTTTTTATGGGCACAACCTGAGCGGCTATTTAGTGAATGGCAGGATCGGTGACAGGATTCGTTGACGCGCTCTTGCCATCATTGAACTGCAACGCTGCCAACCGCGCATACAGCGGATTGCTGGCAATCAGCTCCTGATGAGTACCAATAGCCACAAGTTTGCCCTGATCCATCACTGCAATCCGGTCAGCGTTTTTCACCGTGGCCAGTCGATGCGCAATCACCAGCGTGGTGCGGTTCTGCATCAGACTCGGCAGGGCTTCCTGAATCAGGTGTTCGCTCTGCGCATCGAGGGCGCTGGTGGCTTCGTCCAGCAGCAGGATTGGCGCGTCGACCAATAACGCCCGGGCGATCGCCAGACGCTGACGCTGGCCACCGGAGAGGCCGAGGCCACCATCGCCGAGATGTGTCTGGTAACCGTTGGGCATTTTCTCGATGAAGTCGTGGGCGTGTGCGATTTTCGCCGCTTCCTTCACCTGCTCCAGCGTCGCCCCCGGATTGCCATAACGAATATTCTCTTCAACGCTGCCGAAAAACAGCGCCGGCGACTGCGAGACCAAGGCGAAGTGGCGGCGCAGGTCCAGCGGATCGAGGCTGGTCAGCGGTACGCCATCAATCAGGATCCGACCTTCCACAGGGTCATAAAAGCGCAATAGCAAATCGTATACCGTGGACTTGCCGGCGCCGGACGGCCCCACCAGCGCCAGTGTCTCTCCGGCCCGGATGGTCAGATTCAAGCCGTTGACGGCGTAGCTTTCAGGACGTGAAGGGTAGGAAAAACGCACTTCCTGCAATTGCAGCTCGCCGCGCACGCGCTGCGGCAAGGTCACCAGCCCGGTGGTGGGCGGCTGGATGATGTTTTCTGACCCCAGCAGTTCGGCGATGCGCTCGGCGGCACCTGCCGCGCGTTGCAATTCGCCAATCACCTCACTCAGGGTGCCGATCGCGCTGCCGACAATCAGACTGTAGAAAACAAACGCCGCCAGTTCACCACCGGTGATGCGCCCGGCAATCACGTCCATGCCGCCGACCCACAACATCACCGCCACCGCGCCGAGCACCAGCACGATCACCATGGTGATCATCCATGAGCGCTGAAAGATGCGTTTGCGCGCCGTGTCGAACGCGTCCTCGACGGTTGTCGCAAAACGGCGCTCATCCTGCACCTGATGGTTGTAGGCCTGCACGGTTTTGATCTGGCCGAGGGTTTCCGACACATAGCTGCCGATATCGGCCACCCGGTCCTGGCTCAATCGCGACAGATTGCGCACGCGCCGGCCGAAGATCAGGATCGGTGCCACCACGAACGGCAAGGCAATCACCACGATGCTGGTGAGTTTCGCGTTGGTCACGAACAACAGAATGACACCGCCGATGACCATCAGCAGGTTACGCAGGAACATCGACAGCGATGAGCCGATCACCGACTGCAGCAGCGTTGTATCGGCGGTCAGCCGCGACTGGATCTCCGAACTGCGGTTGTTCTCATAGAAGCCGGGGTGCAGATAAACCAGATGGTTGAACACCTCGCGGCGAATATCGGCCACGCAACGCTCGCCGATCCACGACACCCAGTAAAACCGCGCGAACGTGCCGACAGCCAGCCCCAGTACCATCAGCATGAAGATGCCGATGCTCTGGTTGAGCTGATGCGGCGACTGGGTCATGAAGCCGCGGTCGACCAACAGTTTGATTCCCTGCCCCATCGACAGCGTGACGGCAGCGGTAACGATCAACGCCAGCAGCGCACCGATGACCTGCCAGCGATAAGGGGCCAGAAATCGGCTGGTCAGACGCAGGGCGCGCCGGTGCCGGGAAGAAAGCTTCGGGGTCATTCAGGTACACATCCGTGTTGATGAAAGGGCTAGCCTAAACCTTCTTGGGGCGGAACTCTGTAAATCACAATGAGTCAGGTTAAATATGCCCCCAAAGACTAGGCCATAGTTACTATTGGTCTAAAGTCCCGGTTGAGACGAGCGGTCGTTTCTGTTTGAGTGGAGATGCCCCCACTGACAGACCGCAGGGAGTTGTCACAGCCCGGTCACGTGGCGGTTTTACCCTAGGCACACAACCTGATGAGGAGACAGGCCATGTCCTTGCAACACAGCAGCGAAGACAAAATTGAAGTGATCCGCACCAAGCCCGGCCAGACTCTGGGTTGCTCGATTATCGATAAGGATGGGCGTGAAGTACCGATCACTGAAGACATGATCCAGGACGCGTGCCGCGAACTGGACAAGCGATTGGTCAAGCCTGCCGAACAAGAGTGATATAGCCACCGTCTTCATGACCCGGTCCTTTTGACCGGGTTTTTTCTGTCTGCAGATCCGGCATTTGTGGCGCCCCCTTCGCGAGCAGG
This region of Pseudomonas sp. R84 genomic DNA includes:
- a CDS encoding ABC transporter transmembrane domain-containing protein encodes the protein MTPKLSSRHRRALRLTSRFLAPYRWQVIGALLALIVTAAVTLSMGQGIKLLVDRGFMTQSPHQLNQSIGIFMLMVLGLAVGTFARFYWVSWIGERCVADIRREVFNHLVYLHPGFYENNRSSEIQSRLTADTTLLQSVIGSSLSMFLRNLLMVIGGVILLFVTNAKLTSIVVIALPFVVAPILIFGRRVRNLSRLSQDRVADIGSYVSETLGQIKTVQAYNHQVQDERRFATTVEDAFDTARKRIFQRSWMITMVIVLVLGAVAVMLWVGGMDVIAGRITGGELAAFVFYSLIVGSAIGTLSEVIGELQRAAGAAERIAELLGSENIIQPPTTGLVTLPQRVRGELQLQEVRFSYPSRPESYAVNGLNLTIRAGETLALVGPSGAGKSTVYDLLLRFYDPVEGRILIDGVPLTSLDPLDLRRHFALVSQSPALFFGSVEENIRYGNPGATLEQVKEAAKIAHAHDFIEKMPNGYQTHLGDGGLGLSGGQRQRLAIARALLVDAPILLLDEATSALDAQSEHLIQEALPSLMQNRTTLVIAHRLATVKNADRIAVMDQGKLVAIGTHQELIASNPLYARLAALQFNDGKSASTNPVTDPAIH
- a CDS encoding PA1571 family protein — protein: MSLQHSSEDKIEVIRTKPGQTLGCSIIDKDGREVPITEDMIQDACRELDKRLVKPAEQE